TGAAAATGAAGCAGTTTGCAGACGAAGCAGCCAGGCTGAGGTCTGTGGCAGAGGAGGCAAAGAAGCAGAGGCAGGTTGCCGAGGAGGAGGCGGCCAAGCAACGCGCTGAAGCCGAGAAAATTCTCAAAGAGAAACTGGCCGCCATCAACGAGGCGACGCGTCTCAAGACGGAGGCTGAGATTGCGCTGAAGGCCAAAGAGGCCGAGAATGAACGACTGAAAAGAAAAGCTGAGGATGAAGCGTACCAAAGGAAGCTACTTGAGGACCAGGCGGCTCAGCATAAACAAGACATCGCAGAGAAGATCGAGCATCTAAAGAGCTCGTCTGACTCTGAACTAGAACGACAAAAGACAATAGTGGAAGACACCATCAGACAAAGGAGAGTTGTGGAAGAGGAAATTCATATCATCAAAATCAACTTTGAGAAGGCTTCAAAAGACAAATCAGACTTAGAGAACGAATTAAAGAAACTAAAAGAGATCGCGGATGAGACGCAGAAGAGCAAACTCAAAGCTGAGAAGGAAgccaagacattgaaacaacttgctgcagaggaggagaagaagaggaaagAAGCTGAGGAGATGGTAAAGCGGATCACGGCAGCGGAAGAAGAGGCAGCTCGACAATGCAAAGCTGCCCAAGAGGAGGTGGAACGCTTGAAAAAGAAACAAGCGGAAGCAAATACACAGAGAGAGAAGGCTGAGAAAGAAGCAGAGCAGCAGGTGATTTTAGCAAAAGATGCTGCTCAGAAATGCATGGCGGCCGAACAAAAagttcaaaaggttcagagcaaGAATGAGGCGGACGCTCTTGCTCAGGAGAAGTTGAAGGAGGAGTTTGAGAATGCTAAGAAACTTGCTCAAGAAGCTCAAAAGGCTAAGAAGAAAGCTGAGAAAGAAGCCGAGCTGCTCCGCCAGAAAGCAGAGGATGCAGAAAAACAGAAAAAAGCTGCAGAGGATGAAGCCGCCAAGCAGGCGAAAGCTCAAAAAGATGCAGAGAAACTGAGGAAAGAAGCAGAGGTGGAGGCCAGCAAGCGAGCGGAAGCCGAAAGCGCCGCTCTGAAGCAAAAGCAGCAGGCTGACGCTGAGATGGCCAAACACAAGAAAGAGGCCGAGCAAGCCCTCAAGCAAAAATCCCAAGTGGAGAAAGAACTGACAACAATCAAACTGCAGCTGGATAAAACCGACAAGCAGAAGGGTGTTTTGGATGAGGAGCTCCAGCGGGTTAAGGGCGAAGTCAATGACGCGGTCAAACAAAAGGCTCAGGTGGAAGACGAACTCTCCAAAGTTAGGATTCAAATGGAGGAGCTGCTTCAACTTAAAATCAAAATTGAGATTGAGAACAAGCGTCTAATGAAAAAAGACAAAGATAATTCAAAGAAGTTACTCGCAGATGAAGCTGAGAGGATGAAGACGTTGGCGGAGGACGCAGCCCGGCTTAGCGCTGAGGCCGAAGAAGCAGCCAAACAGAGACAGATCGCAGAGTCGGGTTTGGCTGAACAGAGAGCACTTGCAGAGAAAATGCTTAAGGAGAAGCTGCAGGCCATTCAGGAGGCTACAAAACTTAAGGCTGAGGCCGAGGAGCTCCAGAGGCAAAAGGACCAGGCACAGGAAAGGGCCAAAAAGCTCCTGGAGGACAAAGAGCAAATCCAGCAGCGGCTCGACAAGGAGACAGAAGGCTTCCAAAAGTCCCTTGAAGTTGAGCGAAAGAGAAAACAAGAGGCTTCAGCCGAGGCGGAAAAACTGAAACTGAAGGTGAAAGAGCTCAGCGATGCTCAAGCAAAAGCCAATGAGGAGGCAAAGAAGTTCAGGAAGCAGGCGGACGAGGCTAAAGCTCTTCTTCAGGAAACGGAACAAAAAACCACAGCGACTGTCGTGCAGAAGCTGAAGAGTCAGGAGCTGCAAAGCACGAGAGAAGCTGACGAACTCAAGCAAGCAATTGCTGCACTTGAACAGGAGAGAGAAAAGCTGCAAAAAGATTCAGAGACGCTTCAGAAAAAATCCAAAGAGGTAATGTAACATGGATCAATATATTGTTTTATAATGTGCTGCTTTTACTTACTCTGTTCTTGTTCTTACTAGATGGCCCTTGCCCAAAAAGAGCAGATTGAGCAGGAGAAGGCCCTACTTCAGCAGACTTTCCTAACTGAGAAGGAGCTGCTGTTGAAAAGAGAAAAGGAGGTCGAAGGCGAGAAAAAGAAGCTGGAGAAACAGTTTGAGGATGAAGTGAGCAAGGCGAAAGCCCTCCAAGAGGAGAAGGAACGTCAGCAGAAGATGATTGAGGAAGAGAAGAAAAAGCTCCAGGCCATCATGGACGATGCTTTACGGAAGCAGAAGGAGGCTGAGGCTGAGATGAAGAGGAAGCAGAAGGAAATGGAGGTGCTTGAAAAGAAAAGGAATGAGCAGGAAAAACTCTTGGGAGAGGAGAACAAAAAGCTCAGAGAGAAACTCAACAGCCTTGAGGTCGCGTCCAAAGAAAGTCCATCAAAAACGAAAGAAATTGAGGTCCAGACCGACAAGGGTGCTGGGGAGCGGTTAGTCGCTGCGACATCTGCGGTAACAACAAATAACGCGTACAATGGCTCTGGTGATCTTGGTAGTGTGAAAGAGTCTCCTTGGACCTTTGACGGAATAAGAGCGAAAGTTCCTGCTGAGAGACTCTTTGACGTTGGCATTCTGACAAAAAAAGAATTTGACAAACTTAAAAAGGGGAAAGTCTCTGTGCAAGACCTTGCCAAGACAGACAAGATGCAGTCGTGCCTTAAAGGTCAGAGCGGTGTTGGTGGCATTTTGACTCCATCTAAAGAGAAAATGAGCGTTTATCAGGCCCTTAAAGAAAACAAGATAACACCCAACACTGCTAAAATGCTGTTGGAAGCTCAAGCAGCTTCTGGTTACCTTGTAGATCCACTCAATAACAGACTCCTCTCTGTTGACGCGGCTGTTAAGGAGGAGTTGATTGGCCCTGAACTCCATGACAAAATGCTCTCTGCAGAGAAAGCAGCCACTGGTTTCAAAGACCCTTACACCGGTGACAAAATCTCCCTTTTTGAGGCCATGAAAAAAGGGCTTGTCGAGAAGGAACAGGCCAACCGATTCTTAGATGTCCAACTTGCAACTGGTGGCATCGTTGACCCCGTTAATTGTCACAGAGTAGCACTGCAGACCGCCTACAAGCAAGGGCAGTTTGACGCGGACACAAATAAACAACTGGCAGACTGCAAGTTGTTTATGGACCCCAGCACCCAGGAGCCCCTCACCTACAAGCAGCTATTGGAGAGGTGCACTAAGGATGCAGCCTCAGGCCTGTTGATTCTACCCGTGACGGAGGATGCTGCCCAAAGCGACAGAACATATTCTGacgcggagatgaaagaagtgtTCAGTAAATCAAGCGTCAATGTACCTTTTGGCAAATTCAAAGGGAAGACTGTCACCATTTGGGAAGTTATCAACTCAGAGTACTTTACAGAAGAGCAAAGACGAGAGCTGATTCGCCAGTACAAGACGGGCAAAATCACAGTGGAAAAGATCATCAAAATTGTCATCACTGTGGTGGAGGACAAGGAAAAGAGCAATGAAAATGTGTTGAACGGGTTGAGGGCTCCAGTTCCGGCCAGTGAGCTGTTGGACACTAAGGTTATCAGCAAAGACATATTCAACAAATTAAGCAACGGCAAGATAACAGTCAAAGAGATCTCTGAGATGGAGCCTGTGAAGAAAGCACTCCAAGGAACTCCAAGCATCGCCGGCCTGTTTAACGAACAAACCAAAGAGAAAATGGCTTTCTATCAAGCGATGAAGAAAGAACTAATCTCGCCTGAGACCGCCATTAATTTACTTGAGGCTCAAGCAGCTACTGGTTTCATCATTGATCCTATCAAGAACGAGAGGGTCCCTGTTGACGAAGCGGTCAAGTCGGGCTTGGTCGGCCCAGAACTCCATGAGAGGCTGCTGTCTGCTGAGAGAGCTGTCAGTGGCTACAAAGATCCTTATTCCGGGAAAAAAGTTTCTCTGTTTGAAGCCATGAACAAAGGTCTGATCAAAAGAGACCAAGGCGTCCGCTTGCTTGAAGCACAGCTCTCGACCGGAGGAGTTATTGACCCGGTTAAAAGCTATCGTGTCCCACACGAGGTTGCCTGCAAACGTGGCTATTTAGATGAGGAAACCAACAAGACTTTGAGCAAGACTGCAGACGAAACAAAAGTATTTTATGATCCAAACACAGAGGAGGATGCAACATATCTGCAGTTAATGAAgaaatgtgtgtctgacaatgaCACTGGACTTCCTTTGATGCCTCTATCAAAGACGGCGGAAAAGCCCAAAGAAGATCTACAGATAACCGAGGCCAAAACAAAAGAGGCCTTGACTCAGAACGTGGTGGATCTGGGATACGGGCCTTTCAAGGGGAAAAAGGTCACCATTTGGGAAATCATCAACTCTCACTACATCACGGAGGAGAAACGAATTGAGCTGATCCGTCAGTACAGAACAGGCCATGTGACAATAGAGAAGTTAATAACGGTGGTGATGGTAATGGTTGAGGAACACGAAGCGCAAACAAAAGACAAGCCCTGTTTTGAAGGTCTCAGGGAACCCGTCACTGCCAGGTCCTTGATGGACGCCAACATCATTGATAAGGCTACATTCACAGAGCTCCAACAAGGTACAAAAACTCCTCAAGAGGTGAGTGAGTATGATGTGGTCAGAAAGTATTTGCAAGGCACGGAGCGCATCGACGGCATTGCCATGGAAGGGACAAATGAAAAGTTGAGCATATATCAGGCgatgaaaaataacattttgcagccaaacactggGCTTGCACTCCTTGAAGCCCAAGCCGGAACTGGTTCCATAACAGATCCtgtcaaaaatatgaaatattctgTGGATGATGCCGTGAAGGCGGGAACTGTAGGCCCAGACCTTCATGAGAAACTTCTGTCTGCTGAAAAAGCAGTGACGGGATACAAAGATCCATATACCGGCAATAAGATTTCTCTGTTCCAAGCCCTGAAGAAAGAGCTGGTCCTGCGGGAGCATGCTGTTCCACTCCTGGAGGCTCAGCTTCATTCAGGAGGCATCATTGATCCAGTGAGTAGCCACCGCGTTCCCACCGATGTCGCTGTTCAACGCGGCTTCTTAAGCAAACAAATGGCCACTTCTTTAGATAAACCCTCTGGCGATGTTCAATGCTTCACCAATCCCAACAATAATGAAAGTGTTACTTACAAGCAGTTGATGGAGAACTGCGTCAAAGATCCAAATTCTGGTCTGTTCTACCTGCCAATGGCAAAGGCTGAAACGGTCGCTCCTGTCGAGAAGTCCTATCAGTACACAGAGGAGCAAGCCCAGGCGGAACTTGGTAAAGCTCAAATTGAGATCCCACACAAGAGCTTTGAAGGGAAGAGCATGACTATCTGGGAAATCATGAATTCGAACATGCTTCCAGAGGAGGAAAGGCGCCGCCTGCTGGAGCAGTATCGCTTGGGGAGAATCACAAAGGACAGAATGCTTGTCATTATAATTGAAATTATCGAACAAAGGGAGTCTGAAAAGTCTGAGCAGGGCATGTCATGTGATGTGATCAGAAGGAGGATCACAATTGAGGAGCTTTACAGCGCTCGAATTATTGACTTGCAAACGTACAATCTCTTGAAACAGGAAAAAATGACTATTAGTGAGATCATGGAAATGCCATCGGTGAAACAGTATCTTTTTGGCACCGGTTGTATTGCCGGCATTATGTCAGACGGTCCCTCCAAGATCAGCATTTATCAAGCCATGAAAGATGGAAAGATTAAACCTGTAGTTGCGCTAAGTCTCCTTGAGGCCCAAGCGGCCACCGGATTCATTATAGATCCAGTCAAAGATGAGCTTCTGACAGTGGATGAAGCTGTGCGCAAGGGGCTTGTGGGGCCTGAACTTCACGACAAACTTCTCTCAGCTGAGAGATCAGTGACCGGCTACAAGGATCCATACAGTGGAAAACTCATTTCTCTTTTCCAGGCAATGAAAAAGGATTTGATTCCAGAGGATTATGCTTTGAGGCTCTTGGAAGCCCAGAATGCCACTGGGGGGTTAATGGACCCAGAATACTACTTCCGCCTCCCCTCAGATGTAGCCATGCAGCGTGGATACATCAACAAGGAGACATTGGACAGAATATCTGAGCCTACGGGTGATGTCCAAGGTTACACTGACCCAACAACAGATGAGGACTTGACCTACGCTCAGCTGCTGAAAAGATGCCGAATTGACAAAAAGAGTGGGTTGAGGCTTCTGTCATTGGCGGACAGAAGTCTTCTCTTTCCGGGTATCAGAAAACAAATCACAGCGGATGAGCTGCTTCGTTCTCAGATTATTGACCAAAAGACGTACAACGGCCTCACAGAGGGCACAATCGCTCCGGAGGAAGTTAGTAGAGACATTAAGAAATACCTCCAGGGCACCAGCTGCATTGCTGGCGTGTTTGTAGAATCCAGCAAAGACCGCCTGTCCATCTACCAAGCAATGAAAAAGAACATGATCAGACCAGGAACTGCTTTTGAGCTCCTTGAGGCCCAAGCCGCGACGGGGTACGTAATTGACCCGATCAAAAACCTCAAACTAAATGTCAACGAGGCAGTCAAGATGGGTGTTGTCGGCCCAGAGTTTAAAGATAAGCTGCTGTCAGCGGAGAGAGCGGTCACAGGCTACAAAGATCCCTATTCCGGCAAGGTCATCTCACTGTTTCAGGCTATGAAGAAGGACCTGATTTTGAAGGACCATGGTATCCGCCTGCTAGAGGCTCAGATTGCAACAGGTGGAATCATTGACCCGCAAGAGAGCCATCGCTTGCCGGTGGAAGCAGCGTATGAACGCGGCCTCTTTGACCAGGAAATGAACGAGATCCTCACCGACCCGTCCGATGATACCAAAGGCTTCTTTGACCCCAACACGGAGGAAAACCTCACCTACCTTCAGCTGGTAGAGAGATGTATGATAGACCAACAAACGGGGCTCGCGCTTCTGCTGCTGAAGGAAAAGAAGAGAGAGAGGAAGACGTCATCCAAGTCATCTGTTCGTAAACGTCGAGTCGTTATTGTAGATCCAGAGACAGGCAAAGAGATGTCGGTATATGAAGCCTACCAGAAAGGCCTCATTGATCACCAGACTTACTTAGAGCTGGCAGAGCAGGAATGTGAGTGGGAGGAAATTACCAGCACCTCGTCTGATGGAGTTGTAAAATCCAAGATTATCGACAGACGGTCCGGTCGACAGTACGATATCGATGATGCAATCTCGAGTGGCCTGATTGAAAAGTCAGCTCTGGACCAGTATCGGTCTGGAACTCTGTCTATTACGGAATTTGCAGACATGCTGTCAGGAAACTCCAGTGGCGTCAGATCACGGTCATCCTCCTttggttcttcttcttcttcttacgcCATGAGTCCGGCGCCTAGCATAAAAACATCAGCTGCCCCGTGGAATGACCCAACCGAGGAAACTGGCCCCGTGGCTGGAATCCTGGACACAGAAACACTGGAGAAGGTGTCTGTAACAGAGGCCATCCACAGAAATCTTGTCGACAACATAACCGGTCAAAGGCTGCTGGAAGCTCAGGCTTGCACCGGAGGCATCATTGACCCGAACACTGGAGAGAAGTTCTCTATTACAGATGCAATGAACAAAGGGCTGGTAGATAAAATCATGGTGGACCGCATCAGTCTTGCACAAAAGGCCTGCGGTGGATTTGAGGATCCTCGAACCAAAATCAAAATGTCAGCTGCCCAAGCTCTGAAGAAAGGTTGGTTGTACTACGAGGCGGGCCAGCGCTTCCTGGAAGTCCAGTACCTCACGGGTGGTTTAATAGAACCAGACGTCACCAACAGAGTCTCATTGGATGAAGCCTTGAAAAAAGGCACCTTAGATGCCCGCACTGCACAGAAGTTGCGAGACGTCAACACTCATTCAAAATACCTCACATGCCCAAAAACCAAACTTAAAATTTCCTACAAGGACGC
The window above is part of the Nerophis ophidion isolate RoL-2023_Sa linkage group LG04, RoL_Noph_v1.0, whole genome shotgun sequence genome. Proteins encoded here:
- the pleca gene encoding plectin a isoform X10; its protein translation is MAQADDAMLPPVLFPRGRAYRRTNYIHEMSCVEVGSHLYSRMCCADERDRVQKKTFTKWVNKHLVKAQRHVSDLYEDLRDGHNLISLLEVLSGETLPREKGRMRFHKLQNVQIALDFLKHRQVKLVNIRNDDIADGNPKLTLGLIWTIILHFQISDIQVNGQSDDMTAKERLLLWSQRMVEGYPGLRCDNFTSHWRDGKLFNAIIHKYRPGLVDLEQVGRQSSQKNLEQAFSVAEKELGVTRLLDPEDVDVPHPDEKSIITYVSSLYDVMPRVPTAQHAVAANELELRWQEYYDLLGVLLQWMRHHILVFQERKFPTSYEEIEVLWRQFLKFKETELPAKEADKNRSKHIFKSLEGAVQAGQLKVAPGQHPLDVEKEWGRLHVAILERERLLRTEFERLERLQRIVGKVQTESGVCEEQLNQAETLLQTDVRMLNAGKPLQHTAEVEADLEKAEGMIRFLFNDVQTLKDGRHLQAEQMYRRVYHLHERLVNLRSEYKLRLKSGVTMAQIPMAQIPMTQIPMTQISMPHVLQQAPVRLRPELDEVTLRYVQDLLGWLEENQRRVDQGEWGSDLPTVESQLGNHRGLHLSVEEFRSKIERAKADESQISPASKAAYRDYLGQLELQYGKLLNASKARLRYLDQLHAFVVAATKELMWLNEKEEEEVNYDWSERNTNMAAKKDNYSGLMRDLEVREKKTNSVQVSGDKLLKDGHPARKTVEAFTAALQTQWSWMLQLCCCIESHLKENTAYFQFFADVKEAENKLKKMQDAMKRKYTCERNTTVTRLEDLLQDAVDEKEQLGEFRTHLEGLKRRARTVVQLKPRNPATAIKSKLPIQAACDFKQMEITVHRGDECALLNNSQPFKWKVLNREGSEALVPSVCFLVSPTNKDAVNSVAGLEGSLQKLQTTWQTLSVDLRSLLSWQYLMRDIHIINTWNVSMFKTLTVEEYRLALRNLELHYQDFLRDSQDSQTFGAEDRMQVESSYNKTNLHYNTLVSSAEQGYVPPKTGERDESLGRNHLIRLKDLRLRLEGCENRTVTRLRQLANKEPLSACALKTSEQMKVQSELEGLKKELSAIADQTEEVLASPQLSSAAPLLRSELEATKKKMDHVYGLSSIYLDKLKALEVVIRSSKDAEDTLESYESRLLDVHKVPADEKEADSQDGQIKKMQNEAKADQMVLDRLQDELRRAEGVHDKMTRLHSERDAELERQRHLVGGLEERWRAVMAQLEMRQRGLELLRRRMASYRDSYEWLTRWLAEARRHQEAIQAAPGGDGKALEEQLVAEKKLLEEVEKNEDKMDKCQKNATDYIDSIKDYQLHILTYRVLRDPLASPLKKAKMECASDDVIQEFVTLRTRYSELMTLVSQYVKFIVDARRRLQDDEKASEKLKEEERKRLAAIQAELDKQRQLAEAHAQSVAKAEQEAQTLKLKMKEEASKRQDVAVDADKQKQNIQQELNQLKNLSEQEIKSKNKQLEEALSSRTRIEEEIHIIRLQLETTIKQKSNADGELQQLRDRAGEAEKIRKAAQEEAERLRKQVAEETQKKKNAEDELKRKSEAEREASKQKQKALEDLQKFKMQAEEAERRMKQAEDEKLRQVKVVEEVAQKTASAQLQSTSKTFTERATKLEESLKKEQGTVLQLQEEAEKLRKQQEEASRAREQAEKELETWRQKANEALRLRLQAEEEAQRKSQAQDEAERQKVDAERDAKKRAKAEEAALKQKENAEKELDKQRTFAEQIAQQKLSAEQESIRLKADFEHAEQQRSLLDNELQRLKNEVNATEVERKKLEEELAKVRSEMDALLRMKNKAEKETLSNTEKSKQLLESEALKMKQFADEAARLRSVAEEAKKQRQVAEEEAAKQRAEAEKILKEKLAAINEATRLKTEAEIALKAKEAENERLKRKAEDEAYQRKLLEDQAAQHKQDIAEKIEHLKSSSDSELERQKTIVEDTIRQRRVVEEEIHIIKINFEKASKDKSDLENELKKLKEIADETQKSKLKAEKEAKTLKQLAAEEEKKRKEAEEMVKRITAAEEEAARQCKAAQEEVERLKKKQAEANTQREKAEKEAEQQVILAKDAAQKCMAAEQKVQKVQSKNEADALAQEKLKEEFENAKKLAQEAQKAKKKAEKEAELLRQKAEDAEKQKKAAEDEAAKQAKAQKDAEKLRKEAEVEASKRAEAESAALKQKQQADAEMAKHKKEAEQALKQKSQVEKELTTIKLQLDKTDKQKGVLDEELQRVKGEVNDAVKQKAQVEDELSKVRIQMEELLQLKIKIEIENKRLMKKDKDNSKKLLADEAERMKTLAEDAARLSAEAEEAAKQRQIAESGLAEQRALAEKMLKEKLQAIQEATKLKAEAEELQRQKDQAQERAKKLLEDKEQIQQRLDKETEGFQKSLEVERKRKQEASAEAEKLKLKVKELSDAQAKANEEAKKFRKQADEAKALLQETEQKTTATVVQKLKSQELQSTREADELKQAIAALEQEREKLQKDSETLQKKSKEMALAQKEQIEQEKALLQQTFLTEKELLLKREKEVEGEKKKLEKQFEDEVSKAKALQEEKERQQKMIEEEKKKLQAIMDDALRKQKEAEAEMKRKQKEMEVLEKKRNEQEKLLGEENKKLREKLNSLEVASKESPSKTKEIEVQTDKGAGERLVAATSAVTTNNAYNGSGDLGSVKESPWTFDGIRAKVPAERLFDVGILTKKEFDKLKKGKVSVQDLAKTDKMQSCLKGQSGVGGILTPSKEKMSVYQALKENKITPNTAKMLLEAQAASGYLVDPLNNRLLSVDAAVKEELIGPELHDKMLSAEKAATGFKDPYTGDKISLFEAMKKGLVEKEQANRFLDVQLATGGIVDPVNCHRVALQTAYKQGQFDADTNKQLADCKLFMDPSTQEPLTYKQLLERCTKDAASGLLILPVTEDAAQSDRTYSDAEMKEVFSKSSVNVPFGKFKGKTVTIWEVINSEYFTEEQRRELIRQYKTGKITVEKIIKIVITVVEDKEKSNENVLNGLRAPVPASELLDTKVISKDIFNKLSNGKITVKEISEMEPVKKALQGTPSIAGLFNEQTKEKMAFYQAMKKELISPETAINLLEAQAATGFIIDPIKNERVPVDEAVKSGLVGPELHERLLSAERAVSGYKDPYSGKKVSLFEAMNKGLIKRDQGVRLLEAQLSTGGVIDPVKSYRVPHEVACKRGYLDEETNKTLSKTADETKVFYDPNTEEDATYLQLMKKCVSDNDTGLPLMPLSKTAEKPKEDLQITEAKTKEALTQNVVDLGYGPFKGKKVTIWEIINSHYITEEKRIELIRQYRTGHVTIEKLITVVMVMVEEHEAQTKDKPCFEGLREPVTARSLMDANIIDKATFTELQQGTKTPQEVSEYDVVRKYLQGTERIDGIAMEGTNEKLSIYQAMKNNILQPNTGLALLEAQAGTGSITDPVKNMKYSVDDAVKAGTVGPDLHEKLLSAEKAVTGYKDPYTGNKISLFQALKKELVLREHAVPLLEAQLHSGGIIDPVSSHRVPTDVAVQRGFLSKQMATSLDKPSGDVQCFTNPNNNESVTYKQLMENCVKDPNSGLFYLPMAKAETVAPVEKSYQYTEEQAQAELGKAQIEIPHKSFEGKSMTIWEIMNSNMLPEEERRRLLEQYRLGRITKDRMLVIIIEIIEQRESEKSEQGMSCDVIRRRITIEELYSARIIDLQTYNLLKQEKMTISEIMEMPSVKQYLFGTGCIAGIMSDGPSKISIYQAMKDGKIKPVVALSLLEAQAATGFIIDPVKDELLTVDEAVRKGLVGPELHDKLLSAERSVTGYKDPYSGKLISLFQAMKKDLIPEDYALRLLEAQNATGGLMDPEYYFRLPSDVAMQRGYINKETLDRISEPTGDVQGYTDPTTDEDLTYAQLLKRCRIDKKSGLRLLSLADRSLLFPGIRKQITADELLRSQIIDQKTYNGLTEGTIAPEEVSRDIKKYLQGTSCIAGVFVESSKDRLSIYQAMKKNMIRPGTAFELLEAQAATGYVIDPIKNLKLNVNEAVKMGVVGPEFKDKLLSAERAVTGYKDPYSGKVISLFQAMKKDLILKDHGIRLLEAQIATGGIIDPQESHRLPVEAAYERGLFDQEMNEILTDPSDDTKGFFDPNTEENLTYLQLVERCMIDQQTGLALLLLKEKKRERKTSSKSSVRKRRVVIVDPETGKEMSVYEAYQKGLIDHQTYLELAEQECEWEEITSTSSDGVVKSKIIDRRSGRQYDIDDAISSGLIEKSALDQYRSGTLSITEFADMLSGNSSGVRSRSSSFGSSSSSYAMSPAPSIKTSAAPWNDPTEETGPVAGILDTETLEKVSVTEAIHRNLVDNITGQRLLEAQACTGGIIDPNTGEKFSITDAMNKGLVDKIMVDRISLAQKACGGFEDPRTKIKMSAAQALKKGWLYYEAGQRFLEVQYLTGGLIEPDVTNRVSLDEALKKGTLDARTAQKLRDVNTHSKYLTCPKTKLKISYKDALDRSMTEEGTGLRLLEASSQSSKGLYSPYSISGSGSATGSRSGSRTGSRSGSRRGSFDATGSSFTTTFSSPSYSSPGYGRRY